The Neisseria macacae ATCC 33926 genome contains the following window.
GTACAGACTGGCAGGAAACTGGCATTGGTCGGCGAGAGCGGCAGCGGTAAAACCGTGTTGGCGCAGGGCATTATGCGGCTGAATCCGCTGGTGTCGTTTGAAGGCAGTCCCACAGGGAGGCGTTGCACTCTGAAATTTGACGGCAACGATTTGCTGACCCAATCCGAACGCGCCCTGCAAAAGCTGCGCGGGCGGGAAATCGGCATGGTGTTTCAAGAACCGATGACCGCGCTCAACCCCGTGATGCGCGTCGGCGCGCAGATTGCCGAAGTGCTGACCCTGCATCTGGGTTTGGACAAAAAACAGGCATGGGCGAGGGCGGTCGAACTCTTGGCGGAAACCGGCATCCGAGAGCCGGAGCAGAAGGCCTTTGCCTACCCCTTCCAGCTTTCCGGCGGACAGCGGCAGCGGGCAATGATTGCGATGGCGGTTGCCGCCGAACCCAAGCTCCTGATTGCCGACGAACCGACCACCGCCTTGGATGTCGCCGTGCAGGCGCAGATTCTTGATTTGTTGGCGCGTTTGCAGCAGGCGCACAACATGACCATGCTCTACATCACCCACGACCTGAACCTTGTCCGCCGCTTTGCAGACGACGTCGCCGTGATGCGCGGCGGACGCATTGTCGAAACGGGTGCAGCGGCGGAAGTGTTCGCCCGTCCGCAACACGAATACACGAAAATGCTGTTGAACGCCGGTGCCGCGCGCAAGGTCGTACCTTTGGCGGACAACCCCGCCACCGTCTTGCAGGCGGAGCAGCTTTCCGTCGCCGTCAAAGAAACGGCGGGCTGGTTCAAAAAACGCAGCAAAACCCTGCTGGAGCCGGTTTCCTTCGATTTGAAAGCGGGCGAAACGCTGGGCATCATCGGCGAAAGCGGCTGCGGTAAAACCACGCTGGCAAAAGCCGTGATGCACCTTATCGACGCGGAAGGTCGTCTGAAAATCAACGGCGAAGCCTGGACGCGCGAATCAAGGCGCGACATCCAAATGGTGTTTCAAGACCCGTTCGGCGCATTCAACCCGCGCATGAACGTCTTTGATATCGTTTCCGAAGCCCTGCGCGTCCACGAACCCGATTTGTCCCGCGCAGAAATGCGGCAGCGCGTGCAAGACGTATTGCGGCAGGTCGGTCTGCCCGAAGATGCACTCGAACGCTATCCGCACGCCTTTTCCGGCGGACAACGCCAGCGGCTCGCCATCGCCCGCGCCATCATCGTCCGCCCGAAAATTCTTGTTTTGGACGAACCGACCAGCGCGCTCGACGTACAATGGCAGCAACAGATTCTGGAGCTGCTCGCCGATTTGCAGAAAAAACACGGTCTCAGCCTCATCATCATCAGCCACGACCTCGCCGTCATCCGCGCCCTGTCGCATCGTGTGATGGTGTTGAAAGACGGCAAAATCGTTGAAGAGGGCGACTGCGAAACCGTATTCGCCAACCCTTCCAGCGATTACACGCGCCATCTGATGAGCTTCAGGGCAGGCTGAACTGTCGGATAGGTCGTCTGAAAAACATTAGCCAATCCCGATGGCAACCTTACAAAAAAACTATTACACTTTGGCGACACTTGAAATTTTCAGCCCCAAGCCCTATCCTGCACAACATCTGATTCAATTTGACACAAAAAGGAAAAACTCATGAGCAGCGAACTGATTATCCACACCTCCGATGCAAATTTCGAACAAGACGTTTTGAAATCCGACGTACCCGTATTGCTCGACTTCTGGGCACCTTGGTGCGGCCCTTGCAAAATGATCGCTCCGATCTTGGACGACATCGCCGCCGAATTTGAAGGTCGTCTGAAAGTCGTCAAAATCAACATCGACGAAAACGAAGCCACCCCTGCTAAATTCGGCGTACGCGGTATCCCGACGCTGATGGTGTTCAAAAACGGCGAAAACGTCGCCACCAAAGTCGGCGCTTTGGCAAAAGGTCAATTGACCGCATTTGTAAACGCTTCTTTGGCTTAAGTTTCAACAACGCAAAAGGTCGTCTGAAAATGTTCAGACGACCTTTTTGTATGTTTGGATTTTAGGGAAACTGGGGGGCTTCCTGCTCTCGTCTTTATCCGTTCAAAGATTTTCGGCAGACGGGCATTGCCTGATTAAATTCGCTTTAATCTGCGCTAAAAAGGTCGTCTGAAAACCTAAAATCCGGTTTTTCAGACGACCTTTCGTGGGTTTACGCTTTGTTTGAACATTTATTCCTTGCGTTGCAAAACGGCGGCAAAGAATCCGTCGGTTTGGTGTTTTGCCGAATCGAGGCGCAGGTATTTGCCGGTGTTCAAATCGATTTTCAAAGCGGCGAGCAGCTCGGCGCAGTCGAGGAGTTCGTATTCCGGGTGTTCTTCCAAAAAGCGTTTGACCTGCATTTCGTTTTCTTCGGGCAACACGCTGCAAGTGGCGTAAACCAGCCTGCCTTGCGGTTTGACCAGTTTGGCGGCGGCATCGAGGATGCTGTGTTGCTGTTCCAAAAGTTTGGCGACGGTTTCAGACGACTGGCGGTATTTGAGGTCGGGGTTGCGGCGCAGCGTGCCTAAGCCGGAGCAGGGGGCATCGACCAAAACGCGGTCGGCTTTGCCGGTGAGTCGGGCGATGCGGCTGTCGTGTTCGCTGCTGATGCGTTCGGGGTGGATGTTGGTCAGTCCGGCGCGGGTCATGCGGGGCTTGAGGTTGGCAAGGCGTTTTTCGGCGATGTCGAAGGCGTATATTCTGCCTTTGTTTGCCATTTGTGCACCGACGGCGAGGGTTTTGCCGCCTGCGCCGGCGCAGAAATCGACGATGATTTCGCCGCGTTTGGCACCGACGAGCAGGGCGAGGAGCTGGCTGCCTTCGTCTTGGACTTCCAGCGTGCCGTCTAAAAACAATTCGTGTTTGTTGAGGGCGATTTTGTTTTTCAGGCGGATGCCCCAAGGGGAATAGGGCGTGGCTTCTGCATCGGGGCTTTCGGTTTGAAGCAGCGGCAGCACTTTGTCGCGTCTGCCTTTGAGCGTGTTGACGCGGATGTCGAGCGGCGCGGCTTGGTTGATGCTGCGGCCGAAGGCGAGGATTTCTCCGTCGCTAAAATGTTTTTGCAGTTGCTCCACCAGCCATTGCGGCAATTCGGCGGCGGTGTGGAGGTCGTCTGAAAATTCGGTTTTGCGTGCTTTGAGGCTGCTGAGGAACTCGGTTTCTTCTTCGTCGAGCAGGTCTTTGATTTGGCTGATGTTGGTGCTTCTACCGAGGACGAGCGCGGCAAGTGCGGCTTTGCGCGGCTGGGCATGCGGACGGAGCAGGACGGTACTGATTTTTTGATAATGGCGCAGGGCGGCGAAGGCGGTTTCGGCGATTTCGTGGCGGTCTTGTCTGCCGAGTTTTTTGTGTTCGCGGAAGTAGGCGGACAGAACGGCATCGGCAGGCTGTTTGAAAGTCAGCATGTCAGCCAGCACTTTGGCGGTATAGTCGAGTTGGATCGGGGTCATGGTGGGTTCGCAATCGGGGGAAAGGCTTGGATTATACTGGAAAGGTCGTCTGAAAACGTTGAATCGGGTTTCAGACGACCTTCATGATGCGTTCGATTTCATGCCAAAAGCCGTCGGGGCGCAATTCGAGTTTGGCGATTAAGCCGCTTTCGATTTGGCGGACGTCTCGGTCGGACAGGGTTTGCGCCTCGGCGACGCGGGCAGGGGCAAGGTATGCCATGCGGTCGATGAGGTGGTAGCGTGCGTCCTCGGTGGTCGGATATGCCGACCAGTCTCGGATAAAGACGCCGCGCCAGCAGTATGGGTTCAGCGGGGCTTCGGCGGAATCTGCGCCGACGGGGAAAAAGCCGATGCCGCGTATGATTGAGGCGGGTTGCGGCGCGTCGGGGAGGCGGTTTTGCCGTAGGGTTTCGCTGCCTTCGGGGGATTGAAGCAGGGCGAGTTGGCGGGGCAGTTTGGCGGCTTTGGCGGCGAGGGTGTCTTTGGAATTGAGTCCGCACAGGTCTGCGGATTTGCCGCTGCCGCTGCCGTAATATTTGCAGGTCAGTTCGATATGATAGGGTTTGCCGTTGATGGAGGCGATGAAATCGGCGGCGCCTTGCGTGAGGTCGTCTGAAAACACGGGCAGGTTATAGGCGTGCAATTCGGTATGCGGCGCATGGGCGAACCAAAATGCGAGCAGGCGTTCGGCGTAGATGCCGAGTCGGTTGCCGAAGGGGGCGTGTTCGGCGAGATAGTCATCTAAGGCGGTGGGATTGCCGTCCAAATCCAAAAGATAGCGGAAGCCGTGTTCGCCCAATAGTGTGCGGACGCTCAATTCGCAGCCGCTTTGCCAAAGCGGCGGGGCAGTCAGCAGGGTGGCGAGGGCGCGGACGGACGGGTTGGTGAGTTTCCACCATAGGGCATCTAGGGCGTAGTTCATGGGGCGGTGCGGATGTCGGGAAGGTGATGGATTTTATAATATTGAGCATGAAGTTGAAACCTGTAAGCCGCTGTACCGTCTAGGCAGCAATTGTTTTTTCCCTTCAAGATATAGTGGATTAACTTTAAACCGGTACGGCGTTGCCTCGCCTTAGCTCAAAGAGAACGATTCTCTAAGGTGCTGAAGCACCAAGTGAATCGGTTCCGTACTATCTGTACTGTCTGCGGCTTCGTCGCCTTGTCTTGATTTAGTTAATCCACTATATTGAATAAGTTGGCAATCGGGCGGTAACGTTCTCCCTATTAAAAAAGGTCGTCTGAAAACGCTTTAGCGAGACTTGCTATCGGTTTTCAGACGACCTTTGTTTTGAAACGGTTGTTATCCGTTCGGGTTTGTGTTGAAGGTTTTGCAGACGGATTGCTTGGGGAAAAGGTGGCTAGTTGCTTAACACATCGTGTTTTTTAGTTAAGACATATTGATAGACTTCTTCTACCGCCGCTTCGTCATAGCTTTTGCCAAAACGCTTTTTGTAGCCCAAGTCATAGAGTTTGACGTGGTGTTCTTCTGAAATTTCGACGCCTACGTTTTCCAAACACGACTTGGCGCAATGCAGATGGCAGCCGTCGATGACCAGCATCGGCCTGCCGGACTGCGCTTTGCGTACTAAAGGTGCAACTTTGCCTCCTACGCCGGAAATGCACGACATTTCAAATTCGCCGGCGTGATCGAGTGCTACGGCGGTATTGTTGGCAAGTTGCGCTACGTCAGAACATCCGGAACAGGAATAAATCAACGGAAGTTCGCTGCGGTTGGGCATTTCTAATCTCCTCTTTAGACTGTTTCATTTTGTATGTGTATTTTAATCCATCAATAATCGGTAAAGCACGCTCAGATTGAAGCAGGCCTGACAAAAGTGGTCGGATTTTCTGCCATGCCGGGTTGGATTCGGGATGCCTGAAGGTCGTCTGAAAATATTCTAGCAAAACTTGCTGTCGGTTTTCAGACGACCTTTTCTTTGGGGCTGGGCTATGCTTTGTCCTCTTCGTTTTCCACCGCTTTGGGCGGAACGGGTGCGAACCAGCCGACCAGAAGCAGCAGCACGCCGACGATGATGAAGGAGGCGATGCGGGCGATGCCGCCGCTGTTGGAAAGCTCGATGAGGAAGAGCTTGACGACGACAATCGCCATCAGCGCCGCGCCGGTTATCCAGAAGGGGCGCAGTTTGCGACGGTTGCCGTACACCATCAGGATGATGGCGGTCACTGCCCACACGACGGAGAGGCTGGCTTGCAGGCCGAAGGATTGGAGCATGATGTCGAGGCGCCAAGTGATGCCGTCGTAGAAATGCCACAGGCGCATCACGCCCGCGCTGATGACCATGAATGCGAGGGCGGCGACGCCGGGCGCGTTCACGCGGCGGTATTCTGCAGGCAGAGCTTCGGGCAGGGACTTCAGGGCGAACCACAGCATTCCGGCGCAGGCGAGCTCCAGCGGGTTAAGCAGCGGGATATATGGCAACGGCGCGGGTTGGAACGGGGTAGAGAAGTTCGTCCATATCATCCAATTTGCCGATGCAAGGGCGGCTATCGGCAGGGCGGAATGCTGATAGGCGGCTTGATGTCGTCTGAAAAAGCCGCGCTGCCGCTGCGTATGAAGGACGACCCACATGATCAGCGGTACGGCAAGCCACGAGAGCTGCGACCAAACGCCGTCGACGAGTTCGCCGACATACATTCCCGACCAAAGCGACCAAAGGATGCCGAGCATGATGATGTTGATTTTGTGCAAGCCGATAGGCGCATTGGTTCGGCGGTTATTCAGGATGACGAAGTTCAACACGGTAGCGGCAGCAAGCGGCAGGGCTGCGGCGGCCGTCCATAGGTGTTCGAGGTGATAGCCGATGAAGTGCAGGGCAAACAGGGGCAGGAATGCCAAGGTCGTCTGAAAAAGCTCTTTCCAGTTCAAACGGTTGACAAGCAACAGCAAGGTGGTGAATATCGGCAATGCCCAAAGCTCGATAAACAGGGTTTCTTCGCCCGTCCATTGGGTATAGGTGGCGAAGCCGCCCAACATCAGGGCGATAACGAGGATAGCCCAGCCTGCAATCTGCGAGAACGGGAGGGTTTGGTCTTGTTTGCCTTGGTTTTCCGATGCTTCGGTTTGGACGCGCGAATATTGCAGCATGTAGGCCGCGGCAAACAGCAGCGGCGCGGCGGCAAAGAGGTGCCAGTGTGTCAGGAAGCCGTTGGATTCATTATTAATCGAGGCTTGGAAGAGCAGGATAAAGATTGCATTGCCCAAGGCGAATGTGCTGAACACGTCCGACTTGCCTTTGCCTCGGCAGAACGCCCAAGCTGCCACCAAAGCAGAGAAAATGATGATGATGCCGCGTTCCGCGAAAAACAGTAAAGGCAGGATGGATGTGTAGAGCAGGGCGGCGCAGAGGGTTGCGTTTTGAAGTGTGTGTTCCCAGTGTGCCGAGCCTTTACGGCGGTAGAGGTGCCACTGCAGGTAAATTGCTGCGCCGCCGAACAGGGTCAGCAGGGTGGTGAACCATTGGCCGTGCAGGATGGTGGATTCTCCCTCCTGATAACCGCTCATTTGGGTCAGCGCCGCCAGCAGATACACGACGAGCGCACCCAGACGCATATGCGGACGCTGTTGGCGCAGTCCGAAGAAATACACGAGCGCGGATTCTACCGTCCACAGGATGACGGTGTTGCCGCGTTCAAAGTGAAGCGGAACGGCGAGCGTGAGGAAAAGCAGCGACAGGGCGAAAAACGCCTGACGCAGGATATACAAACCCTGTTGCCGTTTCAGCAACAGCGCGGCAAGTCCGTAAACGGCGGCGAAGCCCAGCGCGGAGAATGCGTCCGCAGACGGCCAGTGTTCCACCATGCGGTATTGCAGCCCGAACGCCGCCGCCATTGTGCCGAACAATAAAGTATGGTCGAGGACGTGGACGCGCAGGCCGTGGGAGCAGATGCTGTTCCAAATTTCTTCCAGCGTCGCATTGTCGGCAACGGGCGCGAGCGTGTCTTCGCGGCTTTCCGTCAGCTTGCGGCGGGCGAACAGATAGGCGATGAAGGTGTAGAGCAGCCAGTGGTAAATCAGGAAAGGCTCGGTGGTGGCGAAATGCTGCGGCGTATAGCTTTGCATGCCCCACAACGCGGCGATGGCGAAAGTTCCGGCGAAACCCGTCAGGTTCAGCGGCCGCCATGCCTTAAACCAAGCAATCGCCGCTACGCCGGCATTGAGCAGGGAAAGGTAGGAGAACAGCACCAAATAATTGCCGCTGCCGTCCGATACCAGGATGGGCGCCGCCAGACCGCCGACCAAGGCAACCTGCGCCATAATCTGCGCGTTTTGCCTGATTGCCAGCAACGCCATTAATACGACCATCGCCACCATCAGCACGAACACGATCGGTGCGGGCAGCAGCGGATGCAGTTTCAACGC
Protein-coding sequences here:
- a CDS encoding ABC transporter ATP-binding protein — translated: MTKPILEIENLNAFFPGKQVLHDVSLTVQTGRKLALVGESGSGKTVLAQGIMRLNPLVSFEGSPTGRRCTLKFDGNDLLTQSERALQKLRGREIGMVFQEPMTALNPVMRVGAQIAEVLTLHLGLDKKQAWARAVELLAETGIREPEQKAFAYPFQLSGGQRQRAMIAMAVAAEPKLLIADEPTTALDVAVQAQILDLLARLQQAHNMTMLYITHDLNLVRRFADDVAVMRGGRIVETGAAAEVFARPQHEYTKMLLNAGAARKVVPLADNPATVLQAEQLSVAVKETAGWFKKRSKTLLEPVSFDLKAGETLGIIGESGCGKTTLAKAVMHLIDAEGRLKINGEAWTRESRRDIQMVFQDPFGAFNPRMNVFDIVSEALRVHEPDLSRAEMRQRVQDVLRQVGLPEDALERYPHAFSGGQRQRLAIARAIIVRPKILVLDEPTSALDVQWQQQILELLADLQKKHGLSLIIISHDLAVIRALSHRVMVLKDGKIVEEGDCETVFANPSSDYTRHLMSFRAG
- the trxA gene encoding thioredoxin TrxA, yielding MSSELIIHTSDANFEQDVLKSDVPVLLDFWAPWCGPCKMIAPILDDIAAEFEGRLKVVKINIDENEATPAKFGVRGIPTLMVFKNGENVATKVGALAKGQLTAFVNASLA
- a CDS encoding RsmB/NOP family class I SAM-dependent RNA methyltransferase — its product is MTPIQLDYTAKVLADMLTFKQPADAVLSAYFREHKKLGRQDRHEIAETAFAALRHYQKISTVLLRPHAQPRKAALAALVLGRSTNISQIKDLLDEEETEFLSSLKARKTEFSDDLHTAAELPQWLVEQLQKHFSDGEILAFGRSINQAAPLDIRVNTLKGRRDKVLPLLQTESPDAEATPYSPWGIRLKNKIALNKHELFLDGTLEVQDEGSQLLALLVGAKRGEIIVDFCAGAGGKTLAVGAQMANKGRIYAFDIAEKRLANLKPRMTRAGLTNIHPERISSEHDSRIARLTGKADRVLVDAPCSGLGTLRRNPDLKYRQSSETVAKLLEQQHSILDAAAKLVKPQGRLVYATCSVLPEENEMQVKRFLEEHPEYELLDCAELLAALKIDLNTGKYLRLDSAKHQTDGFFAAVLQRKE
- a CDS encoding DUF1853 family protein, whose translation is MNYALDALWWKLTNPSVRALATLLTAPPLWQSGCELSVRTLLGEHGFRYLLDLDGNPTALDDYLAEHAPFGNRLGIYAERLLAFWFAHAPHTELHAYNLPVFSDDLTQGAADFIASINGKPYHIELTCKYYGSGSGKSADLCGLNSKDTLAAKAAKLPRQLALLQSPEGSETLRQNRLPDAPQPASIIRGIGFFPVGADSAEAPLNPYCWRGVFIRDWSAYPTTEDARYHLIDRMAYLAPARVAEAQTLSDRDVRQIESGLIAKLELRPDGFWHEIERIMKVV
- a CDS encoding putative zinc-binding protein; its protein translation is MPNRSELPLIYSCSGCSDVAQLANNTAVALDHAGEFEMSCISGVGGKVAPLVRKAQSGRPMLVIDGCHLHCAKSCLENVGVEISEEHHVKLYDLGYKKRFGKSYDEAAVEEVYQYVLTKKHDVLSN
- a CDS encoding DUF2339 domain-containing protein; protein product: MQYFCLLIPILIGYFLDEMTVGVIFGSILWLFARELGKPRQEEHDAKLQNLEKEIELLKLRLTALEQETVHDKAEAGQARKLRAVLSEHADDIQTTPAPLHEKVEPAATADNAPVEPHIEPVAAPSFATPVPSVSAEPSVQPEPSLYADSVETPAQVSAIQEDERKQDAPVLQTSSENEVPMSSENTSENIDTESRETVIHKEEGFDFKFSENPIVAWFLRGNPLLKTGIVVLFLGLAFLLRYASERIYVPVEMRYLTVAGAGLAAVIGGWKLQSRKREYGLVLQGFGVAVMYLTSLAALKLHPLLPAPIVFVLMVAMVVLMALLAIRQNAQIMAQVALVGGLAAPILVSDGSGNYLVLFSYLSLLNAGVAAIAWFKAWRPLNLTGFAGTFAIAALWGMQSYTPQHFATTEPFLIYHWLLYTFIAYLFARRKLTESREDTLAPVADNATLEEIWNSICSHGLRVHVLDHTLLFGTMAAAFGLQYRMVEHWPSADAFSALGFAAVYGLAALLLKRQQGLYILRQAFFALSLLFLTLAVPLHFERGNTVILWTVESALVYFFGLRQQRPHMRLGALVVYLLAALTQMSGYQEGESTILHGQWFTTLLTLFGGAAIYLQWHLYRRKGSAHWEHTLQNATLCAALLYTSILPLLFFAERGIIIIFSALVAAWAFCRGKGKSDVFSTFALGNAIFILLFQASINNESNGFLTHWHLFAAAPLLFAAAYMLQYSRVQTEASENQGKQDQTLPFSQIAGWAILVIALMLGGFATYTQWTGEETLFIELWALPIFTTLLLLVNRLNWKELFQTTLAFLPLFALHFIGYHLEHLWTAAAALPLAAATVLNFVILNNRRTNAPIGLHKINIIMLGILWSLWSGMYVGELVDGVWSQLSWLAVPLIMWVVLHTQRQRGFFRRHQAAYQHSALPIAALASANWMIWTNFSTPFQPAPLPYIPLLNPLELACAGMLWFALKSLPEALPAEYRRVNAPGVAALAFMVISAGVMRLWHFYDGITWRLDIMLQSFGLQASLSVVWAVTAIILMVYGNRRKLRPFWITGAALMAIVVVKLFLIELSNSGGIARIASFIIVGVLLLLVGWFAPVPPKAVENEEDKA